The following are from one region of the Thermosinus carboxydivorans Nor1 genome:
- a CDS encoding flavin reductase, whose translation MMKKWVCNVCGYIHEGEQPPDVCPVCGVGPEEFRLLEDKPEKPTSAKSAKRWKCTVCDYIHVGDAPPDVCPLCGVGKEYFVLLSDEIASLTRESLANSNAATVRSALDTISYGLYIVSSIKDNKINGQCANTVAQLTIEPCRIAVCLNKRNLTHEYVMASGVLAISVLREDQIDMVRHFGFQSGRTKDKFTEIPYLTGRLGCPILQDCVAYIEAKVLPDKTVDVGTHTLFVADVIAGQVASKLAPLTYRFYQEQKNKAK comes from the coding sequence ATGATGAAAAAATGGGTATGCAATGTTTGCGGCTATATCCACGAAGGCGAACAGCCGCCGGACGTGTGTCCGGTTTGCGGTGTAGGCCCGGAAGAATTTCGTTTGCTGGAAGATAAACCAGAGAAACCTACTTCGGCTAAAAGCGCCAAACGCTGGAAGTGCACCGTATGTGATTATATTCATGTCGGCGATGCCCCGCCGGACGTATGCCCGCTGTGTGGTGTAGGCAAAGAATACTTTGTTTTGCTAAGTGACGAAATAGCAAGCCTAACCCGGGAAAGCCTGGCCAATTCAAACGCCGCCACCGTCCGCAGCGCGTTAGACACCATCAGCTATGGACTATATATTGTTTCTTCCATTAAAGACAATAAAATAAATGGCCAGTGCGCCAATACGGTGGCGCAGCTGACCATCGAGCCATGCCGCATCGCCGTGTGCTTAAACAAGCGCAACCTCACGCATGAATATGTTATGGCCTCAGGTGTGCTGGCCATATCGGTTTTGCGCGAAGACCAAATCGATATGGTCCGGCATTTTGGCTTTCAATCGGGAAGAACCAAGGATAAATTTACCGAAATTCCTTATTTGACCGGACGCCTCGGCTGCCCGATCCTGCAAGACTGTGTGGCCTATATCGAGGCCAAAGTTTTGCCCGACAAGACGGTAGATGTAGGCACGCATACTCTATTTGTCGCCGATGTGATCGCCGGCCAGGTCGCCAGCAAACTAGCGCCGCTCACATATCGGTTTTATCAGGAGCAGAAAAATAAAGCAAAGTAA
- a CDS encoding ferritin-like domain-containing protein gives MTQNLFSDLEGLRIAMEIEDRGREFYRQAYEWAVKPEHKELFMFLMTEEKHHHATFAKLFETLQARKEAHSGDYLFDADTSRYLTVLAEGHIFPPTEKMHEKIAQLTTIEAILATALQAEKDSVLFYDELAANAKFEDARKVFAALKEEEKKHILKLREMIDAWA, from the coding sequence ATGACGCAAAATCTGTTCAGCGACCTTGAGGGTCTGCGCATTGCCATGGAAATCGAAGACCGCGGCCGGGAATTTTACCGCCAGGCTTATGAGTGGGCAGTAAAGCCAGAACATAAGGAATTGTTCATGTTTTTGATGACCGAAGAAAAGCATCATCACGCGACATTTGCCAAGTTGTTTGAAACGCTGCAAGCACGCAAAGAAGCTCATAGCGGCGACTATTTGTTTGATGCCGACACTTCCCGCTACCTCACCGTCTTAGCGGAAGGGCATATTTTCCCGCCAACGGAAAAAATGCACGAAAAAATCGCGCAACTGACGACGATTGAAGCGATTTTAGCTACTGCCCTCCAGGCGGAAAAAGACTCCGTGCTGTTTTATGACGAACTAGCCGCAAATGCCAAGTTTGAAGACGCGCGGAAAGTGTTTGCCGCTCTAAAAGAAGAAGAAAAGAAACACATTCTGAAACTGCGCGAAATGATCGATGCCTGGGCTTGA
- the cas1 gene encoding CRISPR-associated endonuclease Cas1: MRTLYVTDAGSHIQKNAGRFLVCKGDTILREIPLELLDNVVLFGSIQVSAKTITEFLKRGITLTWLSKTGEFYGRLESTRHIDIFLHRQQIRMGDRPDFCLKIAQAIIDAKIANCMTILRRYQRTANSPEVADHIHAMGIIAEKIPNVDKIETLLGLEGSAARHYFTALACLVPDDFAFKGRNKQPPKDPFNSLLSFGYTLLMYDFYTIVQNAGLHPYAGFLHKDRQGHPTLVSDLMEEWRPSIIDSLVMSLIHRREIQPLDFLPPDKNGGVYLNREASAEFIAAYEKRMTRLNKYGGKELTFRQLLARQAKLLSQAIENEDPDIYQPIYIR; the protein is encoded by the coding sequence GTGCGTACATTATACGTAACGGACGCCGGCAGCCATATTCAAAAAAACGCCGGGCGCTTTCTTGTCTGTAAAGGCGATACCATCTTGCGCGAAATACCGCTAGAACTTTTAGACAATGTCGTATTATTCGGTAGCATTCAAGTATCGGCCAAAACAATCACGGAGTTTTTAAAGCGGGGCATCACCCTAACCTGGTTGTCAAAAACGGGTGAGTTCTATGGTCGGCTCGAATCGACACGCCACATCGATATCTTTCTGCACCGCCAGCAAATTCGCATGGGCGATCGTCCCGATTTTTGCCTTAAAATTGCCCAAGCGATAATAGACGCCAAAATTGCCAACTGCATGACCATTCTGCGCCGGTATCAACGGACGGCCAATAGCCCCGAAGTTGCCGACCATATTCACGCGATGGGCATAATTGCGGAGAAAATCCCTAATGTAGACAAAATTGAAACCCTATTAGGATTAGAAGGCAGCGCCGCACGGCATTATTTCACCGCTTTGGCCTGTTTGGTGCCCGACGATTTTGCCTTTAAAGGACGAAACAAACAGCCACCGAAAGACCCTTTTAATTCGTTATTAAGTTTTGGTTATACCCTGTTAATGTATGATTTTTACACCATTGTCCAAAATGCAGGCCTGCATCCATATGCCGGTTTTTTGCACAAAGACCGTCAAGGACATCCTACGCTTGTTTCCGACCTAATGGAAGAATGGCGCCCTTCGATAATCGATTCACTAGTTATGTCGCTTATCCACCGCCGGGAAATCCAGCCGCTTGACTTTCTGCCTCCTGATAAAAACGGCGGTGTATACCTAAATCGTGAAGCATCGGCCGAATTTATCGCCGCCTATGAAAAGCGCATGACGCGCCTAAACAAATATGGCGGCAAAGAACTGACATTCCGCCAATTGCTTGCCCGCCAAGCCAAATTGCTCAGCCAGGCGATCGAAAACGAAGACCCGGACATTTACCAGCCGATTTATATCAGATGA
- the cas2 gene encoding CRISPR-associated endonuclease Cas2 — protein MGKVWLELDDDALPPEMVTSHKYFVLVIYDIIDDKRRRKMAKLLEAFGFRVQKSAFECMLDRRRYDRLVKIAPRLIDHAEDSLRIYLLSGKMAVLSWGSETIVDDCSSIII, from the coding sequence ATGGGGAAAGTTTGGCTTGAGCTTGACGACGATGCCTTGCCGCCAGAGATGGTAACGTCACACAAGTATTTTGTTTTGGTAATTTACGACATAATTGACGACAAACGTCGCCGCAAAATGGCAAAATTGCTTGAAGCATTTGGTTTTCGCGTGCAAAAATCCGCTTTTGAATGTATGCTTGATCGCCGCCGCTATGACCGGTTGGTTAAAATTGCCCCGCGCCTAATTGACCATGCGGAAGATTCTTTGCGCATTTACCTATTAAGCGGGAAAATGGCCGTACTTTCCTGGGGTAGCGAAACGATTGTCGATGATTGCTCTTCGATAATTATCTGA